The window GAGCAGGAAATCACCGCACTACCAAAACAGGAATTGGTGACGAACGTGATGGTGAAAACCGTTCTTTCCAATATGGAGACGACTTAGCAGCCGTAAACATGACTGAAAGCTTAAAAAATGCACAGATCAATAACGGAATTTCAGACCTTCGTCTTACAGAAGACGATCTTATTGTAGAAGAAACCAAACATAAGGCACAGATGAGTACCGTCCTTATGATCGACATCAGCCACTCTATGATCTTATATGGTGAAGATCGTATTACTCCTGCAAAAAAGGTTGCCATGGCACTCGTGGAACTGATTAAACGGAAATACCCCAAAGATTCCATTGATATCATCGTCTTTGGAAATGAAGCATGGCCCATTAAGATCAAAGACCTTCCCTATTTAAAAGTAGGCCCTTACCATACCAATACAGTGGCTGGTCTGGAGCTGGCAATGGATATTCTCCGCAGAAAAAGAAATACCAACAAACAGATTTTTATGATCACCGACGGAAAACCGAGCTGTATTCAATTGCCAAGCGGAGAGTTTTATATGAACAGTTTTGGCCTGGATGAAAAGATTGTTAACCAATGTCTCAACAGAGCAGCACAGGCCAGAAAATTGAAAATTCCCATTACTACTTTTATGATTGCCCAGGATCCCTATCTGCGTCAGTTTGTAGAAGAGTTTACCGCTCAGAACAAAGGGAAAGCATTTCTGACAGGGCTATCAGGTTTAGGCCAGATGATTTTCGAGGATTACGAAAAAAACAGAATAAGAAGAATATAGAGGTTGGATTTCAAACTTCATCAAAGCATTAAAAATAAAATCTTACCAGATAATTAGCAGTATAAGAAAATGAAAAACGATATTACATTCAAAGAATTAAAAGACTCCGGCTATACCCATAAAACGATTAATGAGGAAATTCAGACGAACCTGATTGCCAGGATTAAAGCTAAAGAGCCTGTATTTGAAGGACTTTGGGGCTACGAAGACACTGTGGTTCCCCAATTGAAAAAAGCCATTCTTGCCGGCCACCACATCAATTTATTAGGTTTACGCGGACAGGCAAAAACAAGAATTGCAAGAAGCATGGTCAATCTACTGGATGAATACATGCCTATTGTAAAAGGATCAGAAATCAATGACAGCCCGTTTCATCCGATTTCAAAATTTGCCAAAGATCTCATTGCAGAACTGGGTGACGAAACTCCGATTTCATGGGTACACCGCTCTCACCGTTTCTACGAAAAACTGGCAACTCCGGATGTGAATGTTGCTGATTTAATTGGTGACATAGACCCCATTAAAGCAGCTACTTTAAAACTTCCCTATTCCGACGAACGTGTTTTACATTACGGAATGATTCCGCGTGCTAACCGTTCTATTTTCGTTTTAAATGAATTACCGGATTTACAGGCACGTATCCAGGTTTCCCTGTTTAATATTTTGCAGGAGGGTGATATTCAGATCCGTGGTTTTCAATTGAGAATGCCTCTTGATATTCAGTTTGTTTTCACAGCCAATCCGGAGGATTATACCAACAGAGGAAGTATTGTAACTCCGCTGAAAGACAGAATCGGGTCCCAGATTTTCACCCATTATCCAAAAACAATTGCTCTTGCCCGACAGATCACAGAACAGGAAGCATTGATTTCCGCTGAAGATAAAGCACAGATACTAGTTCCTGATCTGGCAAAGGATCTTTTGGAGGAAGTTGCTTTTGCAGCCCGTATCAGTGAATATGTAGATGCAAAAAGCGGTGTCAGCGCCCGTCTTACCATCAGTGCTATGGAGAATTTAATTGCAGCAGCCAAACTGCGTCTGATTGAATCCGGGGTTGAGCGAACCACCGTCCGCCTGCTTGATTTTATGTCAATTATCCCATCCATCACAGGAAAAATTGAACTGGTTTATGAAGGAGAACAGGAAGGCGCAGATTATGTCGCCAAAATATTGATTGACAAAGCGGTTATGACCCAATTTGAAAGTATTTTCCCACGTATTTCCAAACTGGAAAAAGAAGGGATCAAAACTCCATACACTGACCTGATCAGATGGTTTAACAAAAACCATTTAGAACTTTATTACAATGATAGTGATGAAGAGTTTTATTCTAAGCTTGATAAAATAGCTCCTCTGGCAGCCGTAGTGGAAGAAAACGCTTCCGGATTCAGCCCGGAAGATCAGAATTTCTGTAAAGAATTAATTCTTTGGGCATTAACCATCAGCAATAAAATTGATAAGTCTGAAAATCAAAATACTTTTACTTTTGATTCACCGGGTATTGGTGAGTTTCTACGAAACTAGATTCATTAATATCCAATAGATAATAAGAACCCTTCAGATCAGATCTGAAGGGTTCTTATTATATTGAAATACGCTATGTTACTTTAAAGTTTATACCATATTGCTGCCTTTAAGTACGGCAGAACCAAAAGGATTGTCTACCAGCCACAGCCATTCTCCGTCTTCATTTTTTTTCATAATACAGGAAGTATGGCCTGTCATGTGTATTAAATGCCCGTCAGGGGCTGTTCCCGTCATTTCCCACTGATCAATCCACATCGCTAGATCATTCACAACGGTTACATATGGAGTTTCGCCTTGTATATCCAGTTTTAGTCTGCAAATCTCATTCATTGCAAGCTCTATCTGCTTAAGTCCTCTCAGCTCTCTCCCATCTCTGTCTATATAGACTGCTTCAGGGTGAAAACAACTTAATGCTCCTCTGGTATCTCCGTTTTTTATACAGTCACGGAAATAGGCTACTGCACCGGTTTCTGTTCTTCTGTCAAAATTCTCCATTATTTCATATTTCGGGATTCTATTTCCCTTTTCAATGCTTTCTTATCTTTATTCCAGCTGTTAGCTGCAAAAAAAGCAAAAATGATGGGTAAAAAGGTCATTAAGCCCAGACCATTGGCTATCGTACTATAAATAGCAATACCAGCCAATACTCCCAGGATTACAGCATTTATAGTATTTCTGTCTTCAATTGTTCTTTTTTTCTCTAAAAGTTCCTGATCTGTTAATCCAGATAAATCTTTTTCCATAGTTTATTTCAAGTTTTTTGGGTTAGTTTTAGGTTTTTAAAATGGCAAAAATTATTATTCTGAAATTTATTTTTACCGAAAGCTAAAGTACAATATTGCCGAGACATTTTTTTATTTCTTTTATTTGTAATTTATTTCATGCTGTCTATTTCTGAAAATTTCAAAGCTTATGGAAGACAACCTGAATTCTATTTACAGAGTTATCAATTTTATGGAAAAGAATTATGACCGGCCTGTTTCTGTAAAGGAACTGGAAGATATCTCACATTATTCTTACCGGAATATCCAGCGTATTTTTAAGTACAGCTGTGGAGAAACAATAGGTACCTTTCAGCAAAGACTAAAGGTAGAAAATGCTTATAAGCGGATTCTTTATACTCAGGAAAATCTCACTACAATTGCTATTGAAGTAGGTTTTGCCAATATCGCTTCTTTTTCCAAAGCTTTTAAACAGCATTTCGGGGTTTCTCCAAAAGCAGCAAGATTAAGTAAAGAAAAACTTTTGTGCGAAGACAAGATCATTCCGATAACTTCTGACGAACTGCTGGAGCCGGAAATTGTCTATCTTAAACCAATTCAGGTGTACTATCAGAGCATTAAAACCTATTATAACAATGAAGAAATTGAAGTACTGTGGGAAAAATTCATGAAAAATGAGTTTCCCGATTCCGGAACAGAATATTTTGGTGTAATAGCAGATGAACCATTAATTAAAACTGAAATTAACTGCCGGTATGACTCTTGTGCTTCCGTTCAGTCTGCAAACAAAAAATTACCCTCAAAAATAATATTTGGAGGTAAATATGCCCGCTTTGCCCATACAGGCAGCTATGAAACAATAGATGAAACGTACACTAAAATCTATTCCCGCTGGATTTTTAATTCTGGCCTTGAATTTTCACACTCTCCTATCATAGAAAAATACGAAAGACATGCGGAACAGGAAAATCATCAGGAAGAACAGCTGACTTATATTTTACTGCCTTTGAAGTAAATTGT of the Chryseobacterium viscerum genome contains:
- a CDS encoding vWA domain-containing protein, translating into MTDKNFNPQKGFIFSKHVPEELSHFDRVFDVFKDLLTHTSGDIEEAFEWLDMLDKEYDIFDEEYTLQDFEEDLKKRGYIKEEDPEEGNTGSGKGKNILTPKLEAALREYALDQIFGKLKKNGAGNHRTTKTGIGDERDGENRSFQYGDDLAAVNMTESLKNAQINNGISDLRLTEDDLIVEETKHKAQMSTVLMIDISHSMILYGEDRITPAKKVAMALVELIKRKYPKDSIDIIVFGNEAWPIKIKDLPYLKVGPYHTNTVAGLELAMDILRRKRNTNKQIFMITDGKPSCIQLPSGEFYMNSFGLDEKIVNQCLNRAAQARKLKIPITTFMIAQDPYLRQFVEEFTAQNKGKAFLTGLSGLGQMIFEDYEKNRIRRI
- a CDS encoding sigma 54-interacting transcriptional regulator gives rise to the protein MKNDITFKELKDSGYTHKTINEEIQTNLIARIKAKEPVFEGLWGYEDTVVPQLKKAILAGHHINLLGLRGQAKTRIARSMVNLLDEYMPIVKGSEINDSPFHPISKFAKDLIAELGDETPISWVHRSHRFYEKLATPDVNVADLIGDIDPIKAATLKLPYSDERVLHYGMIPRANRSIFVLNELPDLQARIQVSLFNILQEGDIQIRGFQLRMPLDIQFVFTANPEDYTNRGSIVTPLKDRIGSQIFTHYPKTIALARQITEQEALISAEDKAQILVPDLAKDLLEEVAFAARISEYVDAKSGVSARLTISAMENLIAAAKLRLIESGVERTTVRLLDFMSIIPSITGKIELVYEGEQEGADYVAKILIDKAVMTQFESIFPRISKLEKEGIKTPYTDLIRWFNKNHLELYYNDSDEEFYSKLDKIAPLAAVVEENASGFSPEDQNFCKELILWALTISNKIDKSENQNTFTFDSPGIGEFLRN
- a CDS encoding YybH family protein, translating into MENFDRRTETGAVAYFRDCIKNGDTRGALSCFHPEAVYIDRDGRELRGLKQIELAMNEICRLKLDIQGETPYVTVVNDLAMWIDQWEMTGTAPDGHLIHMTGHTSCIMKKNEDGEWLWLVDNPFGSAVLKGSNMV
- a CDS encoding FUSC family protein, with translation MEKDLSGLTDQELLEKKRTIEDRNTINAVILGVLAGIAIYSTIANGLGLMTFLPIIFAFFAANSWNKDKKALKREIESRNMK
- a CDS encoding AraC family transcriptional regulator, which translates into the protein MEDNLNSIYRVINFMEKNYDRPVSVKELEDISHYSYRNIQRIFKYSCGETIGTFQQRLKVENAYKRILYTQENLTTIAIEVGFANIASFSKAFKQHFGVSPKAARLSKEKLLCEDKIIPITSDELLEPEIVYLKPIQVYYQSIKTYYNNEEIEVLWEKFMKNEFPDSGTEYFGVIADEPLIKTEINCRYDSCASVQSANKKLPSKIIFGGKYARFAHTGSYETIDETYTKIYSRWIFNSGLEFSHSPIIEKYERHAEQENHQEEQLTYILLPLK